A stretch of DNA from candidate division WOR-3 bacterium:
TTTAAGTTTATTTGAGGAAAAAGATGAAGAAAGATTTCTTATGCATGAAACATCAATTATTTCAAAAGATGCTGAAATTGAAAAGGATGTTTATATTGGTCCATACTGTGTTATTGAAAAAAATGTAAAAATAAAAAGGGGTGTAAAGCTTTTAGCCTTTGTTTATGTTGGAAAAAATTCTTTTATTGATGAAAACACAATTATTTATCCTTTTGTTTCAATAGAAAAAAATGTAAAGATTGGAAAAAGATGTATTATCCATTCAGGAACAGTTCTTGGTTCAGATGGTTTTGGGTATGAAAAGATAGGTGAGAAAATTGTAAAGATTCCTCAAATTGGTTTTGTTCATATAGATGATGATGTAGAAATAGGTGCAAATGTTTGTGTCGACAGGGCTGTAATGGGAGAAACTTATATAGGGAAAGAGGTTAAGATTGATAACCTCTGTCAGATTGCTCACAATGTAAAAATTAATGAAAGAACAATAATTGCATCACAAACAGGTATAGCAGGAAGTTCTGAAATTGGGAAGGATTGTTTGATAGCAGGTCAGGTTGGTATAAAGGACCATGTAAAAATAGGTGATAGAGTTATTTTAACAGCACAAACTGGTGTGAGTAAGGATGT
This window harbors:
- the lpxD gene encoding UDP-3-O-(3-hydroxymyristoyl)glucosamine N-acyltransferase; protein product: MKIKDIAEILNGKILGDPELDIKGVLPPERNEEGYISLVYDKKYEGKSFYAVITKEDFLRDLKFEAAIIVDSPKEKLIKLLSLFEEKDEERFLMHETSIISKDAEIEKDVYIGPYCVIEKNVKIKRGVKLLAFVYVGKNSFIDENTIIYPFVSIEKNVKIGKRCIIHSGTVLGSDGFGYEKIGEKIVKIPQIGFVHIDDDVEIGANVCVDRAVMGETYIGKEVKIDNLCQIAHNVKINERTIIASQTGIAGSSEIGKDCLIAGQVGIKDHVKIGDRVILTAQTGVSKDVPDDKIYSGYFAREHKLVLKAMNILYELPLYWEKLKKLVKE